A single region of the Zetaproteobacteria bacterium genome encodes:
- a CDS encoding sigma-70 family RNA polymerase sigma factor, translated as MATLPVELSSIALFRRDIRRIERLSREEEIRLARRWRDHRDAEAARRLVTANLYSVDAIAREYRHFGLPEMDLIQEGVLGLMHAVKRFDPERGFRLVTYASWWIRAAIHDYILRSWSIVKLGTNKLQRRIFAGLKKARNAIAAVDGTDCDEVASEFGIDAHRYQETANAYLKRDLSLDGDADGSAMLDALPADDPTPEDYVEEHEWMRYRHASLEQAMQSLSPRDRMIIRQRHLTDTPATLKDLAEEFGISVERVRQLEARAMKKLRAQLSTALCPVET; from the coding sequence ATGGCAACATTGCCCGTCGAGTTGAGCAGCATCGCCCTGTTCCGCCGCGACATCCGTCGCATCGAGCGGCTCTCCCGCGAGGAGGAGATCCGGCTTGCCCGCCGCTGGCGTGACCACCGCGATGCCGAGGCGGCCCGCCGTCTGGTCACCGCCAACCTCTACTCGGTGGATGCCATCGCCCGTGAGTACCGCCACTTCGGCCTGCCGGAGATGGACCTGATCCAGGAGGGGGTGCTCGGCTTGATGCACGCCGTCAAACGCTTCGACCCCGAGCGCGGCTTCCGGCTGGTCACCTACGCATCGTGGTGGATCCGCGCGGCGATCCACGACTACATCCTGCGCTCCTGGAGTATCGTCAAGCTGGGCACCAACAAACTTCAGCGGCGGATCTTCGCCGGGCTGAAGAAGGCGCGCAACGCCATCGCCGCGGTCGACGGCACCGACTGCGACGAGGTGGCCAGTGAGTTCGGTATCGACGCCCACCGCTATCAGGAGACGGCCAACGCCTACCTCAAGCGCGACCTGTCGCTCGACGGCGATGCCGACGGCAGCGCCATGCTCGACGCCCTGCCGGCCGACGACCCCACGCCGGAGGACTACGTCGAGGAGCATGAGTGGATGCGCTACCGCCACGCCAGCCTCGAGCAGGCGATGCAGAGCCTCTCCCCGCGGGATCGGATGATCATCCGCCAGCGCCACCTGACCGACACGCCGGCCACACTGAAGGACCTGGCCGAGGAGTTCGGCATCTCCGTCGAGCGGGTGCGGCAGCTCGAAGCGCGGGCGATGAAGAAGCTGCGCGCCCAGCTCTCCACCGCCCTCTGCCCGGTGGAGACGTAG
- a CDS encoding Tim44 domain-containing protein has protein sequence MTRLFLFTIAAVTIFSLWPVDHADARRFGGGSSFGIHHRAFPHAHARRPMAAPRPLARDNPRPRSGWMGAIAGLAMGGLLGALLFGGAFHGINLFDLLIIGAIILAVSWWFRRQARAFAWQQQTTAQPGHEAPFASGNHAYIDNRAMEEPPMTGGVAAPPHEARPEIEVGPFLDAARTIFVRMQQAWDRGDLDEIRRFCRPEFANEIARQLEDSRGLRHETETVTVDAELLESWQEAGHEWAAVRFTALMRERTIDARGGTTLEESNGRVEEVWTFCHEAGSNDPTWYLAGIAQTS, from the coding sequence ATGACGCGCCTGTTCCTGTTCACCATCGCCGCGGTCACGATCTTCTCCCTGTGGCCGGTCGACCACGCCGATGCGCGCCGCTTCGGCGGCGGCTCATCCTTCGGCATCCACCATCGCGCATTCCCGCACGCCCACGCCCGCCGACCGATGGCCGCCCCCCGCCCCCTCGCCCGCGACAACCCGCGCCCGCGCAGCGGCTGGATGGGGGCCATCGCCGGCCTGGCCATGGGCGGACTGCTCGGCGCCCTGCTGTTCGGCGGCGCCTTCCACGGCATCAACCTGTTCGACCTCCTGATCATCGGCGCGATCATCCTCGCCGTCTCGTGGTGGTTCCGCCGCCAGGCGAGAGCGTTCGCCTGGCAGCAGCAGACCACCGCACAACCCGGCCATGAGGCCCCCTTCGCCAGTGGCAACCACGCCTACATCGACAACCGGGCGATGGAGGAGCCCCCCATGACCGGGGGCGTCGCCGCACCACCGCACGAGGCACGACCGGAGATCGAGGTCGGCCCGTTCCTCGACGCCGCCCGCACCATCTTCGTGCGCATGCAGCAGGCGTGGGACCGCGGCGACCTCGATGAGATCCGCCGCTTCTGCCGTCCCGAGTTTGCCAATGAGATCGCACGTCAGCTGGAGGATTCCCGCGGCCTGCGTCACGAGACCGAAACGGTCACCGTCGATGCCGAACTGCTGGAGAGCTGGCAGGAGGCGGGACACGAATGGGCGGCGGTCCGCTTTACCGCGCTGATGCGCGAGCGCACCATCGATGCCCGTGGCGGTACGACACTCGAGGAATCCAACGGACGGGTGGAGGAGGTCTGGACCTTCTGCCACGAGGCGGGCAGCAACGATCCCACCTGGTATCTGGCCGGGATCGCCCAGACCTCTTGA
- a CDS encoding CPBP family intramembrane metalloprotease translates to MGPPPLGRTDPDHSGRRRSGHRLVPPPWQGVGDRPPAGILPPALPASAADAAAERGHGPTHRRADAAVTPGHRPSGQLPIWTGVLLIEAGGQLLPHITTGTLLLIRCAQLCWVGALLIRQRALPGLGLISPDRAQWRLLAGTAAVAGAIVLALLRSGTLDGWPRPVADPAGVVLTLLVAPLLEELLFRGLLYPLLRGVFGRWPAIVADALLFALAHGHLPSPQLIGGLLFAWIYAHSGNLWLPIMLHAAANAAVLLLASDHFSFR, encoded by the coding sequence TTGGGTCCGCCGCCGCTGGGTCGAACGGACCCTGACCATTCCGGCCGCCGACGGAGCGGCCATCGCCTGGTGCCACCGCCATGGCAGGGTGTTGGAGATCGCCCACCAGCGGGAATATTGCCTCCTGCGCTGCCTGCTTCCGCCGCAGACGCCGCTGCCGAAAGGGGTCACGGCCCGACGCACCGCCGAGCGGACGCCGCGGTGACCCCCGGCCACCGCCCCTCCGGGCAGTTGCCGATCTGGACTGGGGTGCTGCTGATCGAGGCCGGGGGGCAACTACTGCCACACATCACCACCGGCACCCTGCTGCTGATCCGTTGTGCCCAGCTCTGCTGGGTCGGCGCCCTGCTCATCCGACAGCGCGCCCTCCCCGGTCTTGGGCTGATCTCCCCCGATCGCGCGCAGTGGCGGCTGCTCGCCGGCACCGCCGCCGTCGCAGGAGCGATCGTCCTCGCCCTGCTGCGGTCGGGCACACTCGATGGCTGGCCGCGGCCGGTCGCCGATCCGGCCGGTGTGGTGCTGACGCTGCTGGTCGCCCCACTGCTGGAGGAGCTGCTCTTCCGCGGCCTGCTCTACCCGCTGTTGAGAGGGGTGTTCGGTCGATGGCCTGCGATCGTCGCCGACGCGCTCCTCTTCGCCCTGGCCCACGGCCATCTGCCCTCCCCGCAACTGATCGGCGGCCTGCTCTTCGCCTGGATCTACGCCCATAGCGGCAACCTCTGGCTGCCGATCATGCTGCATGCCGCAGCCAACGCAGCCGTGCTGCTGCTCGCCTCCGACCACTTCAGCTTCCGTTAA
- the hflX gene encoding GTPase HflX encodes MSEAHREGEAALSLHPRTGREEREHHAEARRREFDRLIESAGCRPVVSRSMLLRTLHPATLFGAGQVASIGAEVTRHGATVAFVDHPLTPVQQRNLERAWNCKVVDRTGLILEIFAARARTREGVLQVQLASLNYQVSRLVRSWTHLERQRGGYGFMGGPGERQIELDRRMIRRQIKKLHTELARVRTRRATQRAGRRRKALPVVALVGYTNAGKSTLFNRLTAASVHADDQLFATLDPTLRQADLGDGAAVILSDTVGFVQALPHELIDAFHATLEEVTQADLILHVRDIADRESLRQKEVVEETLHRLFPDDAAIPPVVELLNKCDLTPQVTGAIHEAENGGRIAISAATGAGIDRLRAFLRDWVRRRWVERTLTIPAADGAAIAWCHRHGRVLEIAHQREYCLLRCLLPPQTPLPKGVTARRTAERTPR; translated from the coding sequence GTGAGTGAAGCCCATCGGGAAGGAGAGGCGGCACTCAGCCTCCATCCGCGCACCGGCCGCGAGGAGCGGGAGCACCACGCCGAGGCGCGACGGCGGGAGTTCGACCGGTTGATCGAGAGCGCCGGCTGCCGTCCGGTCGTCTCTCGCTCCATGCTCCTGCGCACCCTCCATCCCGCCACCCTGTTCGGCGCGGGGCAGGTGGCGTCGATCGGGGCGGAGGTGACCCGACACGGCGCCACCGTCGCCTTCGTCGACCACCCGCTCACCCCCGTCCAGCAGCGCAACCTCGAACGGGCATGGAACTGCAAGGTGGTCGACCGCACCGGGCTGATCCTCGAGATCTTCGCCGCCCGGGCGCGCACCCGCGAGGGGGTGCTGCAGGTGCAACTGGCCAGCCTCAACTACCAGGTGAGCCGGCTGGTCCGCTCCTGGACCCACCTGGAGCGGCAGCGCGGCGGCTACGGCTTCATGGGCGGGCCGGGCGAGCGGCAGATCGAACTCGACCGCCGCATGATCCGTCGCCAGATCAAGAAACTGCACACGGAGCTGGCACGGGTACGCACCCGACGCGCCACCCAGCGGGCTGGGCGCCGACGCAAGGCGCTTCCGGTGGTGGCGTTGGTCGGCTACACCAACGCCGGCAAATCGACGCTGTTCAACCGGCTAACCGCCGCATCGGTCCACGCCGATGATCAACTCTTCGCCACGCTCGACCCCACCCTGCGCCAGGCCGACCTCGGCGACGGCGCGGCGGTCATCCTCTCCGATACGGTCGGCTTCGTGCAGGCATTGCCGCACGAACTGATCGACGCCTTCCACGCCACGCTGGAGGAGGTGACCCAGGCCGACCTGATCCTTCATGTGCGCGACATCGCCGATCGGGAGAGCCTGCGGCAGAAGGAGGTGGTCGAGGAGACGCTCCATCGCCTCTTTCCCGACGATGCGGCGATCCCGCCGGTGGTCGAGCTGCTCAACAAGTGCGATCTGACCCCGCAGGTGACCGGTGCGATCCACGAAGCGGAAAACGGCGGTCGCATCGCCATCTCCGCCGCAACCGGTGCGGGGATCGATCGGCTGCGGGCCTTCCTGCGCGATTGGGTCCGCCGCCGCTGGGTCGAACGGACCCTGACCATTCCGGCCGCCGACGGAGCGGCCATCGCCTGGTGCCACCGCCATGGCAGGGTGTTGGAGATCGCCCACCAGCGGGAATATTGCCTCCTGCGCTGCCTGCTTCCGCCGCAGACGCCGCTGCCGAAAGGGGTCACGGCCCGACGCACCGCCGAGCGGACGCCGCGGTGA
- the miaA gene encoding tRNA (adenosine(37)-N6)-dimethylallyltransferase MiaA — MSRYSAVALVGATGSGKSALAMRLDPPPALIIACDSMQLYRGLDIGTAKPTRAERTRIPHAMIDVLQLPQTGDAAWWAARCRELIGACNARGVIPLIVGGTGLYLRALLQGLAEIPPERPEIRRRLEAIAARRGIAWLHHMLRRLDPESAARLAGRDRQRILRALAVRLSSGQPLSEWQRRPASPFPLHCPVFVLEVPRPQLYPKLEQRFHAMIAQGWIEEVRWLASLGLDRGHPAMRAVGYRQLLQHIRGALPLEEAIAAGITATRRYAKRQQTWFRHQHPGAIHGDGATLKPMIEQALHR; from the coding sequence TTGTCCCGCTATAGCGCCGTCGCCCTGGTGGGGGCCACCGGCAGCGGCAAGTCGGCACTGGCCATGCGGCTCGATCCACCACCCGCGCTGATCATCGCCTGCGACTCGATGCAGCTCTACCGCGGGCTGGACATCGGCACCGCCAAACCGACCCGTGCCGAACGGACGCGCATCCCCCACGCCATGATCGACGTGCTCCAGCTGCCGCAGACCGGCGATGCCGCCTGGTGGGCTGCGCGCTGCCGGGAGCTGATCGGCGCATGCAACGCCCGCGGCGTGATCCCCCTGATCGTCGGCGGCACCGGCCTCTACCTGCGCGCACTGCTGCAGGGTCTGGCCGAGATCCCGCCAGAGCGCCCGGAGATCCGGCGGCGGTTGGAGGCGATCGCCGCACGACGCGGCATCGCCTGGCTGCACCACATGTTGCGTCGCCTCGATCCGGAGAGCGCCGCCCGCCTGGCCGGGCGGGACCGCCAGCGCATCCTGCGGGCGCTCGCCGTCCGGCTGAGCAGCGGGCAACCGCTCTCCGAATGGCAGCGCCGACCCGCGTCGCCCTTCCCGCTCCACTGCCCCGTCTTCGTGCTGGAGGTGCCGCGCCCGCAGCTCTACCCGAAGCTGGAGCAGCGTTTCCACGCCATGATCGCACAGGGGTGGATCGAGGAGGTGCGCTGGCTCGCCTCGCTCGGTCTCGACCGCGGCCACCCGGCGATGCGGGCGGTCGGCTACCGCCAGCTGCTGCAACACATCCGCGGGGCGCTGCCGTTGGAGGAGGCAATCGCCGCCGGCATCACCGCCACCCGGCGCTACGCCAAACGGCAACAGACCTGGTTCCGCCACCAGCATCCCGGCGCGATCCACGGCGATGGGGCCACCCTCAAGCCGATGATCGAGCAGGCGCTGCACCGGTGA
- the mutL gene encoding DNA mismatch repair endonuclease MutL: MSSAPTIELLPPLVANRIAAGEVVERPASVVKELVENSIDAGATSVVIEVEAAGRRLIAVDDDGDGMHPIDAERALLRHATSKIRRAEDLQQIASHGFRGEALPSIASVGRLRLHTCPRGGGEGSEVRVDDQGNSHLRPAAARRGTRVEVRDLFRNTPARLRFLRSKRTEEAAIVEHVRALALAHPSLAITLRLDGRTRIEYRSEEEDRRVASVLGDDFARNSHHQSHTHRGVRIDAWLGLPTLHHRDGSRIWLLVNGRAIRDRMLLAALRAAYRDVLFHDRYPIAVIQIHIDPALVDVNVHPAKREVRFSDPATVRAALIGCVHAALERMGRRGSDTTAQAALAAMRPSAAPVSEHPAPHHTTPRPQQRPGSSGGLGRLLFSPPSTASPAPVDEVREVPAASPGNAPCADGEADLGGEEECDFGLPLAQIHRRYLLTQVTDGILLIDQHAAHERIRYERFKAQMRQASVTSQQLLTPVRWQPQPELAAWLHDHPDALAPFGIGLRAVDDVCFVIDRIPSLLGHLPPEELAEEVASALRLGNEEDRLGAALERLLADRACKRAITSGQMLDHEAQRALLQEMARCPNIAQCNHGRPTWIKLTLDDLDRLFGRKG, from the coding sequence ATGAGCAGCGCTCCGACGATCGAGCTCCTGCCGCCGCTGGTCGCCAACCGCATCGCCGCAGGCGAGGTGGTGGAGCGCCCCGCATCGGTGGTCAAAGAGCTGGTGGAAAACAGCATCGACGCCGGCGCCACCTCCGTGGTGATCGAGGTGGAGGCGGCCGGCCGGCGGCTGATCGCAGTCGACGACGACGGCGACGGCATGCATCCGATCGACGCCGAGCGGGCGCTGCTGCGCCACGCCACCAGCAAGATCCGACGGGCCGAGGATCTGCAGCAGATCGCCAGCCACGGCTTTCGCGGTGAGGCGCTCCCGTCGATCGCCTCGGTCGGTCGGCTTCGGCTGCATACCTGCCCGCGCGGCGGCGGCGAGGGAAGCGAGGTTCGGGTCGACGATCAGGGAAACAGCCACCTCCGCCCCGCCGCCGCCCGCCGCGGCACCCGCGTCGAGGTGCGCGACCTCTTTCGCAACACCCCTGCCCGCCTGCGCTTCCTGCGCAGCAAGCGGACCGAAGAGGCGGCGATCGTGGAGCACGTCCGCGCCCTCGCCCTGGCCCATCCCTCCCTGGCCATCACCCTGCGGCTCGACGGCCGCACCCGGATCGAATACCGGTCCGAGGAGGAGGATCGGCGCGTCGCCTCCGTCCTCGGCGACGATTTCGCCCGCAACAGCCACCACCAGAGCCACACCCACCGGGGCGTGCGGATCGACGCATGGCTCGGCCTGCCCACCCTGCACCACCGGGACGGCAGCCGTATCTGGCTTCTGGTCAACGGCAGGGCGATCCGCGACCGGATGCTGCTGGCCGCCCTGCGTGCCGCCTACCGCGACGTGCTGTTCCACGACCGCTATCCGATCGCGGTGATCCAGATCCACATCGACCCCGCGCTGGTCGATGTCAACGTCCATCCGGCCAAGCGGGAGGTGCGCTTCTCCGACCCCGCCACGGTACGCGCCGCACTGATCGGCTGCGTCCACGCCGCGCTCGAGCGGATGGGGCGGCGCGGCAGCGACACCACCGCACAGGCGGCGCTCGCGGCGATGCGTCCGTCCGCAGCCCCTGTGTCGGAGCACCCCGCGCCCCATCACACCACCCCCCGGCCGCAGCAGAGGCCGGGATCCTCAGGCGGGCTCGGGCGACTGCTCTTCTCCCCGCCGTCCACCGCCTCCCCCGCTCCCGTCGACGAGGTGCGGGAGGTACCTGCAGCCTCCCCCGGCAACGCCCCTTGCGCCGATGGAGAGGCGGACCTCGGCGGGGAGGAGGAGTGCGACTTCGGGCTGCCGCTGGCCCAAATCCACCGACGCTACCTGTTGACCCAGGTCACCGACGGCATCCTGCTTATCGACCAGCACGCCGCCCATGAGCGGATCCGCTACGAACGGTTCAAGGCGCAGATGCGGCAGGCATCGGTGACGAGCCAGCAGCTGCTCACCCCCGTGCGGTGGCAACCACAGCCGGAGCTCGCCGCCTGGCTGCACGACCACCCGGACGCCCTTGCCCCCTTCGGCATCGGGCTGCGCGCCGTCGACGACGTCTGCTTCGTCATCGACCGCATCCCCTCGCTGCTCGGCCATCTTCCCCCGGAAGAGCTGGCGGAAGAGGTCGCCTCCGCCCTTCGGTTGGGCAACGAGGAGGACCGGTTGGGCGCCGCCCTGGAGCGACTGCTCGCCGACCGCGCATGCAAGCGGGCGATCACCTCCGGCCAGATGCTCGACCATGAGGCGCAGCGCGCCCTGTTGCAGGAGATGGCCCGCTGCCCCAACATCGCCCAGTGCAACCACGGACGACCGACATGGATCAAACTCACCTTGGACGACCTCGACCGCCTCTTCGGGAGGAAGGGATGA
- a CDS encoding RNA-binding protein, producing MNIYVGNLPYSVNESELHELFAEFGDVSSAHVISDRETGRSRGFGFVEMHNAEDGRRAIEALDGSDLNGRNLRVNEAKPREERPRRRF from the coding sequence TTGAATATCTATGTGGGCAACCTGCCCTACTCCGTAAACGAAAGTGAGCTGCACGAGCTCTTCGCCGAGTTCGGCGACGTCTCCAGCGCGCACGTCATCAGCGACCGGGAGACCGGCCGCTCCCGAGGCTTCGGCTTCGTCGAGATGCACAACGCCGAGGATGGCCGTCGGGCCATCGAGGCGCTCGACGGCAGTGATCTGAACGGCCGCAACCTTCGGGTCAACGAGGCCAAGCCGCGCGAGGAGCGCCCGCGCCGCCGCTTCTGA
- a CDS encoding murein peptide amidase A, translating to MNGVVAIRPGTTRSGRALLSLAALLLPLCAQGGAYTIPARDSAERQCHRIGHKLGSVSIRECLRAGLVDSGARSANGQAILIRRFPPPAGRRPKARVLLIGGIHGDEFSSVSIVFKWMRIIKRHHTGLFHWHIIPLANPDGLLRRHSRRVNGHGVDLNRNFPTRGWSEQSRRYWIRRTHRDPRRYPGPAAASEPETRALMEEIARFQPDVIISVHAPYGILDFDGPPDAPRRFGYLHSRLLGTYPGSLGNYAGVERHIPVVTMELPYAGIMPPPREIHRMWRDMVRWIRRNIPRADTLRFRARQHDRPAGRTPRVQSRTDMATVRPTA from the coding sequence ATGAACGGAGTGGTTGCGATTCGCCCCGGCACAACCCGGTCGGGAAGAGCGCTCCTGTCACTGGCCGCCCTGCTGCTCCCACTCTGCGCCCAGGGCGGCGCCTACACCATCCCCGCACGGGACAGCGCTGAGCGGCAGTGCCACCGCATCGGCCACAAGCTCGGCAGCGTCTCCATCCGGGAGTGCCTGCGTGCCGGTCTGGTCGACAGCGGCGCCCGTTCGGCCAACGGTCAGGCCATCCTCATCCGCCGCTTCCCCCCACCGGCCGGACGCCGACCGAAGGCGCGGGTGCTGCTGATCGGCGGCATCCACGGCGACGAGTTCTCCTCGGTGAGCATCGTCTTCAAATGGATGCGCATCATCAAGCGGCACCACACCGGCCTGTTTCACTGGCACATCATCCCGCTGGCCAACCCCGACGGCCTGTTGCGCCGCCACAGCCGACGGGTCAACGGCCACGGCGTCGACCTCAACCGCAACTTCCCCACCAGGGGGTGGAGCGAGCAGAGCCGCCGCTACTGGATCCGCCGCACCCACCGCGATCCCCGACGCTATCCCGGACCCGCAGCGGCCAGCGAGCCGGAGACCCGCGCGCTCATGGAGGAGATCGCCCGCTTTCAGCCCGATGTGATCATCTCGGTACACGCCCCCTACGGCATCCTCGACTTCGACGGCCCGCCGGATGCTCCCCGCCGTTTCGGCTATCTGCACAGCCGGCTGCTCGGCACCTACCCCGGTTCGCTGGGCAACTACGCCGGTGTCGAGCGCCACATCCCGGTGGTGACCATGGAGCTGCCCTACGCCGGCATCATGCCCCCCCCTCGGGAGATCCACCGCATGTGGCGCGACATGGTCCGCTGGATTCGGCGCAACATCCCGCGCGCCGACACCCTGCGCTTCCGCGCACGTCAGCACGATCGGCCGGCCGGCCGCACCCCGCGCGTGCAATCCCGCACCGACATGGCTACGGTTCGCCCAACCGCTTGA
- a CDS encoding deoxyguanosinetriphosphate triphosphohydrolase, translating to MNRYEEHLAPFACRSALSRGRRHPEPEQEGRNIFQRDRDRIIHSTAFRRLEYKTQVFVNHEGDHYRTRLTHSIEVAQIARSICRALDLQEDLAESVALAHDLGHTPFGHSGQDALNEVMAPYGGFEHNRQSLRIVTELERRYAAFPGLNLSYETLEGMIKHSSHYDRAPDGAARDFHPEEQPTLEAQIGNLADEIAYNNHDVDDGLRAGILTIEGLRRTTLFRRSHDAALAVCVGGCSERVVVHETVRRMINHLITDVIRQTRANLKQAGVTSLEDVRRAPEPLVAFSPEVTAWGRELKEYLHHNMYHHYRVARMSHKATRVIQELFHAYFEHPMMLPPGPAARIPPDADDRLRARVIADYIAGMTDRYALDEHDRLFATHCPT from the coding sequence ATGAACCGATACGAGGAGCATCTCGCCCCCTTCGCCTGCCGTTCGGCACTCTCGCGCGGCAGACGCCACCCCGAGCCCGAGCAGGAGGGGCGCAACATCTTCCAGCGCGACCGCGACCGCATCATCCACTCCACCGCCTTCCGCCGGCTGGAGTACAAGACCCAGGTCTTCGTCAACCACGAAGGCGACCACTACCGCACCCGGCTGACCCACTCGATCGAGGTGGCCCAGATCGCCCGCTCCATCTGCCGCGCGCTCGATCTGCAGGAGGATCTCGCCGAGTCGGTGGCCCTGGCCCACGACCTCGGCCATACCCCCTTCGGCCACTCGGGGCAGGATGCGCTCAACGAGGTGATGGCCCCCTACGGCGGCTTCGAGCACAACCGGCAGTCGCTGCGCATCGTCACCGAGCTGGAGCGGCGCTACGCCGCCTTCCCCGGGCTCAACCTGAGCTACGAGACGCTGGAGGGGATGATCAAACACTCCTCCCACTACGACCGGGCGCCGGATGGCGCCGCGCGCGACTTCCATCCCGAGGAGCAGCCGACGCTGGAGGCACAGATCGGCAACCTCGCCGACGAGATCGCCTACAACAACCACGATGTCGACGACGGCCTGCGCGCCGGCATCCTGACCATCGAGGGGCTGCGCCGGACCACCCTCTTCCGCCGCAGCCACGACGCCGCACTCGCCGTCTGCGTCGGCGGCTGCAGCGAGCGGGTGGTGGTCCACGAGACGGTGCGCCGCATGATCAACCATCTGATCACCGACGTGATCAGACAGACGCGGGCCAACCTGAAGCAGGCGGGGGTCACCTCGCTGGAGGATGTGCGCCGCGCCCCCGAACCACTGGTCGCCTTCTCCCCGGAAGTGACGGCCTGGGGGCGCGAACTCAAGGAGTATCTCCACCACAACATGTACCACCACTATCGGGTGGCCCGCATGTCGCACAAGGCGACCCGGGTGATCCAGGAGCTGTTCCACGCCTACTTCGAACACCCGATGATGCTTCCGCCGGGCCCCGCCGCCCGCATCCCGCCCGACGCCGACGACCGGCTGCGGGCGCGGGTGATCGCCGACTACATCGCCGGCATGACCGACCGCTACGCGCTCGACGAGCACGATCGGCTGTTCGCCACCCACTGTCCGACATGA
- a CDS encoding FtsX-like permease family protein — MTDRESPRIRLPGGWSLPPFGQAQWLALLVVAIAMWAVAALWTGVQTVLLWAGSLRPVVHLYLPRDEAARLAPLLAALRRVDGLGEPRRIEARETRAWLARWLGGAPVEGLHRMLPLTVRAAVRSQRPFLIDDLRDVAARFHARLNDEELTLLTARRKLLLARRILIGVALLMMCGMALIVTNTLRLSLLARENEIALMRLLGAEEWFVRLPYLLEGGLIGGGAGLLAALLQWPLLAALRRLGMTPPPYATLVGPILLGGIAVGLAGATIAIRTRTRRPSR; from the coding sequence GTGACCGACCGTGAATCGCCCCGCATCCGCCTGCCCGGCGGCTGGAGCCTGCCCCCCTTCGGCCAGGCGCAGTGGCTCGCCCTGCTGGTAGTGGCCATCGCCATGTGGGCGGTGGCCGCGCTCTGGACAGGGGTGCAGACGGTACTCCTCTGGGCAGGATCACTGCGCCCCGTGGTCCATCTCTACCTGCCCCGCGACGAAGCGGCGCGGCTGGCGCCGCTGCTCGCCGCCCTGCGCCGGGTCGATGGGCTGGGGGAGCCCCGCCGGATCGAGGCGCGCGAAACCCGCGCCTGGCTTGCGCGGTGGTTGGGCGGCGCACCGGTGGAGGGGCTGCACCGGATGCTGCCGCTGACCGTCCGGGCCGCGGTGCGCAGCCAGCGGCCGTTCCTGATCGACGACCTGCGCGATGTCGCCGCCCGGTTCCACGCCAGGCTCAACGACGAGGAGCTCACCCTGCTGACGGCGCGCCGCAAGCTGCTGTTGGCCCGCCGCATCCTGATCGGGGTCGCCCTGCTGATGATGTGTGGCATGGCGCTGATCGTCACCAACACCCTGCGGCTGTCGCTGCTCGCTCGTGAAAACGAAATCGCGTTGATGCGGCTGCTCGGCGCCGAGGAGTGGTTCGTCCGCCTCCCCTACCTGCTGGAGGGGGGGCTGATCGGCGGCGGCGCAGGGCTGCTCGCCGCACTGCTGCAATGGCCGCTGCTCGCCGCACTGCGCAGGTTGGGCATGACCCCACCGCCATACGCCACACTGGTCGGACCGATTCTGCTCGGCGGTATCGCCGTCGGCCTGGCCGGCGCGACGATCGCCATCCGCACACGCACGCGGAGGCCCTCCCGATAG
- a CDS encoding ATP-binding cassette domain-containing protein, whose product MKHAPIIEMERVLTRYPGGRIALGGVSLSVDRGAFLFLIGESGAGKSTLLSLLYGALRPAAGRLIVAGCDLRRAGERTIRALRRQCGIIFQDHRLLFGRTVFENVALPLRVIGHPVERITAHVERALDFVGLADAMYSYPETLSGGEQQRVAIARAMVRRPKLILADEPTGNLDHETARRVTGYLVELQRQGSTVIMATHDLQLLRDFPGRVVTLHAGAVVEDRHG is encoded by the coding sequence ATGAAGCACGCTCCGATCATCGAAATGGAGCGGGTGCTCACCCGCTATCCCGGTGGCCGCATCGCGCTGGGCGGGGTCTCCCTCTCGGTCGATCGCGGTGCGTTTCTCTTCCTCATCGGAGAGAGCGGTGCCGGCAAATCGACCCTGCTCTCCCTGCTCTACGGCGCGCTGCGCCCTGCCGCCGGACGGCTCATCGTCGCCGGATGCGACCTGCGCAGGGCCGGGGAGCGGACGATCCGCGCCCTCCGCCGTCAGTGCGGCATCATCTTCCAGGACCACCGGCTCCTCTTCGGTCGGACCGTCTTCGAGAACGTCGCCCTGCCGCTGCGGGTGATCGGCCACCCCGTGGAGCGCATCACCGCCCATGTGGAGCGGGCGCTCGACTTCGTCGGCCTTGCCGATGCCATGTACAGCTATCCGGAGACCCTCTCCGGCGGCGAACAGCAGCGGGTGGCCATCGCCCGGGCGATGGTGCGGCGACCGAAGCTGATCCTGGCCGACGAACCGACGGGCAACCTCGACCATGAGACCGCCCGTCGGGTCACCGGCTACCTGGTGGAGCTGCAGAGGCAAGGCAGCACCGTGATCATGGCCACGCACGACCTTCAGCTGCTGCGCGACTTCCCCGGCCGGGTGGTCACCCTGCATGCCGGTGCGGTGGTGGAGGATCGGCATGGCTGA